The Bdellovibrio sp. ZAP7 DNA segment CGCTCATAGTGGCCCAAATCCAAATCCGTCTCAGCACCATCTTCAGTTACAAACACTTCCCCGTGTTGAAACGGAGACATCGTACCCGGGTCCACATTCAGGTACGGGTCGAATTTCATGATTGTGACTTTGTGGCCGCGAGCTTCTAACAAAGCTCCCAGGCTCGCCGCTGTCAGGCCCTTACCGATGGATGAAACCACCCCGCCTGTCACAAAAATAAATTTTTGCTTCAGGGATTTCTTTGTGGATTTTGCTGTCGAAACTTTTGTGGTCGCAACAGTCTTCTTAGTTGCTTTCACAGATGTAGATTTTGCTTTTTTTGCCATTATTTCCTCTGACTTAAAACTTTATCCAATTTTTCAAGATCTTCGGGAGTATCCACCCCGATACTTGCTTCTTTCACACGCACGACTTTGATCTTTGCTCCCAGATACAAAGCGCGCAATTGCTCCAGGCTTTCTGCTTTTTCAATCAGAGCCTGAGGAGCTTCGCAGAACTGCTGCAAAAATTTTTTCGAGTATGCATACATGCCAATGTGTTTTAGGCAGCCAGAATAGTCTTCAAGCTCGCTGGCCTTGACACGGGAATAAGGCATAGGAAAGCGGCTAAAATACAAAGCCTCATCCTTGATATTCATCACGACTTTTACCGAATTAGGATTTTGCAGTTCTTCTTCAGAAATAGGATGGGCGAGTGTCGCCATATCCATCTTAGAGTCATCAACGAAAACTTGAGCCAGGCGATCAATCAACTCGCCCGTCACCAAGGGCTCATCGCCCTGAATGTTCACCACCACATCGCAATCAACATTTTTGATAGCGGCGTGAATACGGTCACTACCTGATGGCAGACTGCTGTCAGTCATCACGACCTTCGCACCCACAGCTTCTGCTGCCGCTTTGATAAGATCATCGTCAGTTGCGACAATCAGGTCCGTTAAAAGTTTTGATTTCTTGGCACCTTCAATTGTCCACTGAATCATCGGACGGCCTTGAAGAAGTGCGAGGGGCTTTCCGGGAAAGCGCGTGGAGGCGAATCGAGCTGGAATTACACCAACTATCTTCATGCTTTAATCCAATTGGCGTAGATATAGTCTTCCACTTCTTCTTGGCCGGTTTTCTTGATAGCCGAAGTTGCAAAGACAGCGCTCAAGCCTGTTTCTTTTTTTATTTTGTTAACTGCCTGAAGCATTTGTGAGCGAGACATTTTATCTGCCTTCGTCAACACCACGGCCAAAGGGAAGCCCTGAGTTTCAGAGAAACGACGAAGAAGCTCTTCATCCTCACTCCAGGAACGACGAATATCCATGACCAAAATCAAACCCGCCAGACTTTCGCGTGAGTTCAAATAGACTTCGATCATTTTATGCCAGTCACGAATCTCATCGCCAGAACGTGCCGCAAATCCATAACCTGGCATATCGACAAGCACGAAAGAATCCATATCAAAGAAATTCAACAGACGAGTTTTACCCGGCGTCGAACTGACCTTGGCGATTTTATTTGTCGCTAAACCATTAATAAATGAACTTTTGCCAGCATTGGATCTACCTGCGATCGCCACTTCAGCTTTTTTGTGGACGGGGTAGTCTTTCTCAAGAACGGCGCTTTTGATGAATCTGATCTGTTTTGGCATAACGTAGGCTACCAATAAATAAGCCGATGCTCAATTCTCAATTCTTGGAAACCTATCTTAGGCCCAATACATCATGGCCCCAAAACAGCCCCGGCGATCACTTATATTCGAATTGAGCCCTGGCGAGGCCCTTGCTCTAGAAATCCTCGCGAAGGAGAAAATCATGAACCAAGCTTTACTAAAACACATGGGTGAAAACCCGAAAACCTATCAAGTCAGCGACTTTCTGACAGTCGGCAAAGACGCCCAATGTCAGATTCAAATCTTCGGAGAAGAACTCGCCGAGCGTCACTTTAGAATCGAGCGTCGCGAGCAAACCTACTACATCCGAGACCTTAGAAGCCCTCAGGGAACCTATCTAAATAATGCCCGTATTATGGAAGCGATCCTGCAAGAAGGCGATATTATCCGCGCCGGCAGCCAGGAACTTTTATTCACCTATAAAACCAACGAGGAATCTTCGGAATTTCCTTTAAAAAGTAAGAACGAAGTTTGGAATGAAGAGTTGCAAAGTCTTCGTCACGTTGCCGTCACTGAATTCCCCGTCCTTATCTTGGGTCCCTCAGGAACCGGCAAAGATGTTATTGCTCAAGCCCTGCATAACGAAAGCTTACGCAAGAATGCAAACTTTATGAGCGTGAACTGCAGCGCTTTAAGTGAAACGTTGATCGAGTCTGAACTTTTTGGACACGTGAAAGGCAGCTTTACTGGCGCTATTTCTGATCGCAAGGGTGCATTTGAAGCTGCCCGCGGCGGAACCTTGTTCCTGGATGAAATCGGTGATCTTTCCTATGCTCTGCAAGCGAAACTCTTGCGCGCACTGGAAAATGGTGAAATTCGTCCCGTGGGAGCAGACCGCAACATCAAAACCGATGTGCGAATCATCGCAGCCACTCATCAGAGCTTGCCTGAAAAAATTCGTGAAGGTGCTTTCCGCGCCGACTTGTATTTCCGTTTGAATGTCGTAACAGTGACTCCCCCCGCACTGGTTCACCGCATGGAGGACTTTGAAGACCTGCTTTACATGTTTGCTAAAAAAATGCGTGTGCGTTTTTCGTTCGGCGCTATTGCCCGTTTGAAAAAGCATCCGTGGCCAGGTAATATCCGTGAATTGAAAAATCTGGTTACGCGCACGGCGGCCCTTTATCCTCGGGAGCATATCGAAGAGAAACATATCGAAAAGCTTCTGGATAAAACGTTGCTGACACCTTCTGAAGCCGACTCCACTAACGATATCCCGGTCATTAAAGAGATTGAAAAACAAATGATCATAAAACGTTTGACGGCAAATCGTGGCAATCAACGTCGCACAGCTGCTGATTTGGGTATGCCTAAATCAACTCTGCACGATCGTTTGAAGTACTATAATATCAAGGTGGAAAACTTTAAGGTTTAATAACAGCGGTTTTATAGAAGATCCTGCGCACTTTACCCTTGGTCAGGATCTTATTGATTTCTTTGCGAAGGCGTTCACACAACATCTGCTTGCCTTCAACTGAAGACAATTGATCGTAATTCATATCTTCAACGACTCTTAAAAACAGATCTTTCACTTCAGGCTCGCGGTCTTTGATTTCAACGACCACGTCGGCGTCCGTACCCTCGACATAAAATTCCAGGGCCGCCATCGGGTTCGGGCCTGATTGTGAAGACTTCCGGATATTCGCAAAAATTCTTTGTGTACTGAAAATATTCTGAGCCACTCGAGTGGAGTCATAAAAAGGCTCCACTTGATCCGCTTCAAAAAATTCCTTTTTATCTGCCCAGTCTTCCAAAGTCGGCAAAAACAATTCCTCTTGATGAGGGATCAGTTTGTTATTGGCGATTTTATACAGAACAACTCCACCGACACCGGTTGCGATCAACAAAACCACAACTCCCAGCTTTTGCATCAAAGAGAATGTTTTGAAGGTCGCACCCAAATCACCAAGCCAGCTTTTAATACGTCCTAAAACTTCAATGATCCCATGTTTTAAGTTAGGCCCCAGGTTTTTAAGGAAATGAATGGTTTGTTCTTTGGTTTTTCGCCATGTCAGGCGCAAAGCCATGTGTTGCAGGCGAACGTAGTACGAAATACGAGGCAAGAAGGGAAGAAATTTAACCAACTTCTTGCGCCAGCCTTCTTGGCGATTCCAGTATTTTACTTCATCTTCAATTTTATATTCTAGATCTGATTCTTCGATGACGATGGGATTTGAAGGATCATCGGGACCGATACTCTTAAGAGACTTGGCGAACTCGGGATCCTCTTTTTCCAAAATAGAATCCAAAGATTCCAGTGACAAAAGATCTTCCGAACTTTCCTCTTCTGGTGAATCCTCAGGTTTTTGCGACTCTACTTTGGTCGGGTTTTCGTTTTCAGCCAATGATTGCTCCCAAGACGATTGTAAGAAAAGAACCAAATACCCCGCAAGAACAATTTATAAACAAGCCCTCATCCAGTAGAATAAAACCTTAGGAGTTCATTCATGAGAGTATTGTTTGTCGTATCTGTTTTGGGCTTATCATTGTCTGCTTGTACAGGTTTTCAAAGATCCGCGAATAGTGGGTACGGATCCTCGTCCGATTATACTTCTCGGGACTCTCGTGATGTCATTCGCGACCGCTCGGTTCGTCAAACAGCTTATGAGTTGGGTAAAGACCCAGGCAATCTGAGCGCCAGCGACATTCAAGAAATCCAAGATCGCAATACAGTTCGCCAAATGGAACGAACTCTGCGTTCAAACAAGGAAAAAGAGCAATATTCACGCATCTTGCCTTGGCTGCAGTCCGATGCCGAAAAGATAGAGTTTTTATCCATCCCATCAATCGAGGGACGTCAGGTTTGGATCAATAAGAATAAAATCTGGAGCCGCTCAACAGCTCCAAGCCAAATGAAAGATCTGGTTGAAAACCAAGATATCGCCGTTGGCATGCCCCAGGAATACGTCAAAAAATCTTGGGGTGAGCCGACATCAGTCGATGTCTCAGGAAATCCGATCTATAAAAACGAACGTTGGCGCTATGAACGCCAAAGCTCGACATCTTCGGGCTACCGCAAAGAAACCCGCTTCGTATACTTCGAAGGCGGCCGCGTCGTCGGCTGGGAAACCCAATAACAAAAAACACGCATACCAGTGCGGGTCAGTGCGCTTCGTCCCAGTTGTCACCGATTGCATAGTTCACTTTAAGCGGAACGCGTAGCTGAGCCACGTTTTCCATTATGCTCACAAGTTGCGGAGTTAGTTTTTCCAAGCTTTCAGTAAAATCTTCGAAGATCAATTCGTCATGCACCTGCAAGAGCATGCGCACGGGAACCGTTTTATTCACTTCGATCATGGCTTTTTTCACTAGATCGCTGGCTGTACCTTGAATAGGAGCATTGATGGCTGCGCGTTCTCCGAATTTCTTTAGCATGGCATTGCCGGATTGAAGCTCATCGATATAACGACGGCGGCCGAATAATGTTTCGACGTAACCTTTTTCATGGGCCAGTTTGATCGTGTTATCGATATACTCACGAACATTTTTAAAGCGTGTGAAATAGCGATCGATAATGTCTTTACCCTCGGTACGTGAAATACCCAAAGTTTCCGCCAAACCGAAGGCACCCTGCCCGTAAGCGATACCAAAGTTCACGGCCTTGGCTGTGCGACGATGTTCTGCATTCACGTCTTTCAACGGTATATTGAAGATTTCTGCTGCTGTTGCCGCATGGATGTCCAAGTCTTCGGCGAAGGCTTTGCAAAGATTTGGATCTTCGGAAATATGGGCAAGAATTCTTAACTCAATTTGCGAGTAGTCCACTGACAATAGTTTCATGCGAGGATTTGCAATGAACGCTTTACGCACCAACTGACCACGAGGCGTGCGGATCGGGATGTTCTGCAAGTTAGGCGATGTACTGGAAAGACGACCTGTCGTCGTTAATGCCTGATTAAACCTGGTATGAACACGGCCGTCTTTGGCATGTACCATCGCTGGTAAAGCATCGACGTATGTTGATTTAAGTTTGGAAAGCTCGCGCCACTGCAGAACTAACTTCGCAATGGGATGTTCCAGGGCTTCCAGAACATCTTCACCGGTGGAATAACCAGTTTTCGTTTTCTTACCCGCAGGCAGACCCAGTTTTTCAAACAAGATCACACCCAGCTGTTTGGGACTACCAACGTTAAAGTTTTCACCCGCTTGCTCATGGATTTGCTTTTCCAAAACTTCGATTTCTTTTTCAAGTTCTTTACTTAAGTTGTGCAAAAGATCCGTATCGATGCGAACGCCCAGGTTTTCCATGTTCAAAAGAACTTTCACCAAGGGAAGCTCCAGATCACGGAAAACTTTTTCACCATGGATTTCGTGAAGCTTTTTATCCAATGTTTTCGCTAGGTGCAGGTGCGCATTGTACGTTTGACTTGGAGAAGCCATTTCTGGCAACGCTTCGCCCATGTGTTTTTCATAGACCTTGCTAAAGTCTGACGTATCAGAGGCTTTCAAAACATATGCTGCAAGCATTGAATCCCAATCAGCCAGAGGATTCTTGGAACCGATTTTATGCCATAGATCTTTTAAATCGTAGCCCTTCCAATTCACTTTGAAAGTATCCGTTAATTTACCCAGGAACTCGGCATCGGAGACATTAATAATATCAGAGTCTGTTCCAATGAAAACGCCTCTTGTATCAGAAAAACCCCACAACGGTTGGTTCGCCGCGAACATTCCCGCCAATTCTTTGGTGGAAAGAGTTTTTTCATTAAATTCTTTCGTCTGATGTTCGGCCAACATCGGTGTCGCCATCGCATCAGGGGCGGCGGCCGGCGTTGCGGCTTCAGCATAGTAAGCCTTACCCGCTTCAGCAGGCGTCATCGGTGAAGATCCGGCCTCACCGAAAAGATTTTTTTCAAATGTTTTAAAATTGAATTCACGCAAGTAAGCGCGAAGCTCGTCGTCTTTGCGCGGACGTAGACGATAGCTTTCGATATTGTGGTCTATAGGAATTTCAGTCGCGATGGTCACCAATTTTTTAGATAGGAAGGCCATCTCTTTGGCATCGATCAATTTCTGCTTGATGCTTTTGCCTTCGACCTTGTCGATGTTTTCATAGATGTCTTCAAGATGCTTAAACTGTTCTAAAAGTTTGATGGCACCTTTTTCACCGATGCCTTTGACTCCCGGAATGTTGTCCGATGTATCGCCAACGATGGCCAGATAGTCGATAAATTGATCAGGGCGTACGCCCCACTTTTCAAAGACTCCCGCAGAATCATAACGATGATCTTTCATGGTGTCGTAAAGAATCACACCGTCTTCGATCAACTGGCCAAAGTCTTTATCGCCACTGACAATCACGACTTCAACGCCGTTCTTTTTACCGACTTTCGCTAATGTCCCGATGATGTCATCAGCTTCATAGCTGGGAATTTCCAAGGCAGGAATTCCCAGAATATCGGCAAGTTGTTTGATGTAAGGAATTTGTACCGCAAGATCTTCAGGCATTTCTGAACGATGGGCTTTGTATTCCACGTACATATCATGACGGAAGGAAGGCTCTTTGCGGTCATAACAGAAAACCATGTACTCTGGTTTTTCTTCCTTCATGAGTTTGGTAACCATGGAGATAAAGCCGTAGATGGCATTAACGGGCATGCCCTTAGGAGAAGTCAGCTGTCTAATCGCAAAGAATGCGCGAAAGAACATCGAGCTGACATCAATAAGATAGATTTTTTTCATAAGGCTCTCCCGTATTTTGCAGTTCAAAAAACTACAACGGGAGAGTGCGAATGTCGATTATTCTAAGTCTGCTTTGACGCGTGAAAAATCAACTTGATCAAGTGCTTGCTTATCGCACTCGTTTTCACACGCTGGAGTAAAGCGAACTTGGTCAGAGCACTCATCTGCTTGACGATGAATCAGAGCTAACTCGCCCTTGATGTGCGGATTAAAAAGCAACTCGCCCTGACCCTCTTCCCATGATTCGATGTCTGTTAGCTCACACTTTAATCTGCGAGCCATATCAGAACGACTCCAGCCAAGACGAAGGCGAAGCGCGCGAAGAGTGTCTTTATTCCATTCATTTGAGTTTTCGAACATAACCGTAAACCCCCGGTATCACTTCAAAATAGATTTGAAATAGAGTTGAGATACTATTGCTAGTATACCCGAGAGACATCAAATAACGATTCGCGTTAGGCTATTGTTCAGGGAAAACGAAAACTAAGTCGTGTTCGCCAGCCAGGTCTAATTTATCGCGAGCCTGGCGCTCAATAAATGCTGGATCTTTGGCTTGCTTGAGCTGGACTTCAAGGTCAAGTGTGGCTTTTTTGCTATCATTGATCTCTGTTGTGATGCGGTCGAAATCTCTGTGGAGTCCCCATAGGCGCCATAGGTTTCCGTTTAATACAATGGAAACACCGAAAATGAGCATGCAAATGAATGCGACTCTTCCCGGGTGATTTAATAGACGACGTAATCCGACGGCGAAACGACTATAAGACATAACAAAAGTCTACGGCCGCTCTTTTCTTCGTGGTAGTCCAGATCGTTCTTCTTCGAACGTTCTGATCTTTGCCCGTCAGCCTTGGAGGTATGTGTTTCTTGGGCACGCCACATCCATGGCTCATCAGCGCCGGCTTCGCCGGTTCGCGCATCCAGCGCCGCTGAAGGCCCGGCGAATCACATACCTCCAAGTCTGCCAGTCAAAGCTCAGAGCTCTCGGAGAAGTTCGATGGACTACCCCTGCGTTCATCGCTCGTTTTTGCGGAGAGAAGAAAATAAAAAAGCCACCCGTCGAGGGTGGCTTTTTTAGGATTTGGGGATGGCTAGAATTTTTTGGATGAAGTCTTCGAATTCGGAACCTTGCTCTACTAATTGGATTCCTGCATCCCGGAAGAACCGATGTGATCAACTTTGGCATGGGGTAAAACTTTCGATAGTTTTTTTGCTAAATCGAAATATATGGCCCCAACTTTTTTCGAAAATTCCGACGGCGATAGAAACTTCATCTATTTTAGAGCCGCGAACAGGTCTATGGAGTTTCCGTCGGGATCTTGCACTGTTGCGTATCTTTGGCCCCAGAAGGCGTCCCAGGGTTCTTTTTCTGATTTGAAACCGGCGCTGGTAATTTTTTTGAAAGTTTCGTCTACACCTTTTGGTGTTTCACAATCGAATGCCAATGCCATTGATGCGATAGTTGGTTTTACCCAGTGGGGTTTTAGTTTTTTGATAAGCTCTTCTGCGTCTAGCATTATTCGCAGACCGGATTTGGTTGTGGCTTCCGTGTGTTGAGTTGTTTTGTCGCAGGCCTCGAATTGCAGACCTAATAGACTGTAGAAACGAACGGATTCAGGGATGTTTGTTGAGACGATTCCGATTGCGCTTAACTGCATACTGCCTCCGAAAATAAAAAAGCCACCCATTAAGAGTGGCTTTTTTTTATTTTTGAAGCAAGTGGCTTATCTGAAAGCTGCTTTGTCCCAGTATACGCCCATTCCACCCAAGTCTTCTTCGATTCTTAGTAGTTGGTTGTATTTGGCGATACGTTCAGAGCGACACAAGCTGCCGGTTTTGATTTGGTGACAGTTCAAAGCCACTGCTAGGTCGGCGATGAATGTGTCTTCTGTTTCGCCTGAGCGGTGGGACATGACTGTTTTATATTTGTTACGTTGAGCTAGGTTTACGGCTTCGAATGTTTCTGTCAAAGTTCCGATTTGGTTTACTTTAACTAGCAAGGCATTCGCAGCTTTTTTCTCTAGGCCCATGCGCAGACGTTTTGGGTTTGTTACGAACAAGTCGTCACCAACCAATTGCATTGTGTTGCCCATTTCGGATGTGCATTTTACCCATGAATCCCAGTCGTCTTCAGAGAAACCGTCTTCGATTGTGATGAGTGGATATTTTTCTGCCCATTTTTTGTAAACGCCCAATAGATCCGTTGGAGAGATCAACTCACCGTCGAATTGGTATTTACCGTCTTTGTACATTTCTGTCGCTGCAACGTCCAAGCCCAAGAATACGTTTTGACCTGGATCGTATCCAGCATCAACGATGGCGTTCATGATCAAGTCCAAAGCTTCTTGGTTGCCAGACAATTTTGGAGCGAAGCCACCTTCGTCACCCACTGCTGTCGTTAAACCTTTTTTGCCCAAGATTTTTTTAAGCGCGTGGAAGATCTCGGCACCTGCGCGAAGAGATTCTGCGTAAGAGTTATTCACAGTTGGAACGATCATGAATTCTTGAATGTCCAAACCGTTGTTGGCGTGCGCGCCACCGTTCAACACGTTCATCAAAGGAACTGGCAAGCGGCAAGCTTGAGAACCACCGATGTAACGGTACAAAGGAAGATTTACGTCAGCAGCAGCGGCTTTCGCAGCAGCCAAGGACACACCCAGGATCGCATTTGCGCCCAAATTTGTTTTGTTTTCAGTTCCATCGATTTCGCGAAGAACTTTGTCCAAGTAAACTTGTTCAGTTACTTGCAGACCCAAGATTTCAGGAGCGATTTTTTCACGGATATTATCAACCGCTTTGAATACGCCCTTACCACCGTAACGATTTTTATCACCATCACGAAGCTCACAAGCTTCATGGGCACCTGTCGAGGCACCTGATGGAACTGCTGCGCGACCGATATTGCCTTCAGCTGTTGTTACTTCAACTTCAACTGTTGGGTTACCACGGCTATCAAGAATTTCACGAGCTACGACACTGATGATTTCAGACATGATGAGTACCTTCCTTCTCGGATTGCTTAGAGTTTATTTTTTTAACAAGTTCCATGCTGTTGAAAACAGTGCGCGGGTATTCGGTTTTCACGAATTCCCAGTCCACACGTCTCATGGCTTCCTTCACGGCAGGATTTGTTTTGCCTTGAGAAGCCAGCATAGTGATCAATTGCTGAGCGCGCACCATGTAGTCATGCATACGTGCCAGGTTTTGATTCAAGGAATACGCAGGTGATTCCACATCGAAATTCAGATGCGCCAAAGAACCTTCGTGAGGAATCAATGAGGCTTTGCCTTCGATAGTATCAGCCGCTTCAATTTGTGCTGCCTGCTGCTGTCTTTGCTTTTCAAACGTGCGAATTTTATCTTCAAGATCGCCCACGTATTTTTGCAGGTCTTCGCGCTCACGTTGAGTGCGTTGCAAATCGTTTAGCAAGCTTTGGAATAAATCCGGGCTGACCTGATGACCGACGTTTTCATTTTCACTGAAGATCGTTTGCTGTTGTGTTGCCCAGCTTAATTTCAAAGTGATACCGGACCATTCACAACGTGCTAAAGGTTGACCCACATAAACGGGCAAAGACTCGAACGCCGCCTTCAGGTAGGTCGTCACCAACGGATATTGTTCGGCAGGAAGTGGCAAATCGAAAGAGATGCTGACTTCGTCTTTACGAAGATTATCAATCGGTGGTTTTGGAGAAATAAAATAGGACAAGAACTGTTCAGGCTGATTAAAGATTTCCTGCGGACGAGGCATCATGCGCAGCACGCTGTCGAGCACTCCCCAAGCACGCAATTCTGGTCCGTTGTGACCCGCACGAATCAAAACATCGCCATCTTTTTTGAGCGGAAGTCGCAAACACATTTCTAGGAATTGCTCCATGTCAGGAGCACTGATCCAATAGGAAGAATCTCGCAGCAACTCAACCGATAGATGAGTTTGTTCATAGAGGGGCGTAAGGTCTTCACCTTGCTCCTCAAGAACCGTCAAAACTGAGTTGGAGATCTTACAACTAAAGTGCACGCAAAAGTGATAGCCCAAATGCGAAGCCATTGAAATAACTATATTATGCTTAAACCAGATGACGCGGATCAGTCAGAAAATCAACCAATCCTCTGCATTTTAGGGCCTCGCCAGTACTTTACAGATCTAAGCACGACTCATTGAGTCGGTTAGGTGGAGTTAAGCGGCGATTATATGCGGCGCGGCCGTAAGTAGGACCTGGCACCTTTTTAGGCAGCTTTGTTGAACTTGGCTTTGGGGAACGGAAGTTTGTTGTCGATTATTTCTTCCATGAACGTTGGAACGTTTCCAGTTGCTTCCAACTTACCTTCAAGGGTTCCGTCGGGACGACGTACTAATCGTCCCAGTTCAAATATTGGAACCACATCGTAAGAACCATCGGGCAAGAAGCCACGAACTTCACTGATCGCACCGATACGACGTGAACCGTCTCCGTAACGAGAGATTTGTACGATCAAATCAATTGCGGATGCCACTTGTTGACGAAGAGCACGCTCGCTGATTTTGCCATCCCCGCCTTGAGCCAAAGCTTCCAGACGTACGATCGCATCTTCAGGCGAGTTCGCATGCACCGTGCCCATACAACCCTTGTGACCTGTGTTCATCGCATTCAAAAGCTCAAGAGCTTCGCCCGAACGAACCTCCCCGACGATGATACGATCAGGACGCAAACGAAGAGCACTCTTCACCAGATCTTTGATCGTCACTTCGCCTTTGCCTTGCGCATCGGCCATACGAGTTTCAAACATCACCAAGTGTTCATAATCGACCTGAAGCTCTGATGAGTCTTCGATGATCAACACTCGCTGACCTTTGGGTATACGTGAACACAAGAGCGACAACAATGTCGTCTTACCGGAACCGGTACCACCGCTGACGATAATGTTTTTCCCCAAAAACATCGCGATATCTAAAAAGCGTGCGCCGTCTTCAGAAATTGTGCCCATTTTGATGTAGTCATTGAAAGTAATTTTAGTGCTCGTAAATTTACGAATCGACAGAGTCGTGCCTTTACGGGACATCGGTGGAATCACCGCTGCGATACGGGACCCATCCGGCAAACGCGCATCCAAGCGAGGATTCTCGTCATTGATACGACGGCCGACAGATTGTGCGATAGAGTTAACGGCGGCACGCAGGTCGTCTTCGGAAGGAAACTTTTCAGAAACCTTTTCGAGCTTACCTTTGCGTTCGACGAAAATT contains these protein-coding regions:
- a CDS encoding CpaF family protein, producing the protein MSDQSNVFKQTIQQNLGPVVKYLDDPGVSEILVNGPSEIFVERKGKLEKVSEKFPSEDDLRAAVNSIAQSVGRRINDENPRLDARLPDGSRIAAVIPPMSRKGTTLSIRKFTSTKITFNDYIKMGTISEDGARFLDIAMFLGKNIIVSGGTGSGKTTLLSLLCSRIPKGQRVLIIEDSSELQVDYEHLVMFETRMADAQGKGEVTIKDLVKSALRLRPDRIIVGEVRSGEALELLNAMNTGHKGCMGTVHANSPEDAIVRLEALAQGGDGKISERALRQQVASAIDLIVQISRYGDGSRRIGAISEVRGFLPDGSYDVVPIFELGRLVRRPDGTLEGKLEATGNVPTFMEEIIDNKLPFPKAKFNKAA